The following proteins are co-located in the Myxocyprinus asiaticus isolate MX2 ecotype Aquarium Trade chromosome 18, UBuf_Myxa_2, whole genome shotgun sequence genome:
- the syt19 gene encoding synaptotagmin-2 isoform X2, with protein MIFFTSSDMSFGEILPFPDEIQYLILGISVTLFLVAFCLLIWQIYHYCTQLPVSQRTADDLSAKSGGFQYATQTPKAKMVHYEELDHLSHSLSPGSSYSNLGSCLDLASVADPEEVHIQGSLRFSLFYDQLQSRLVVTVLDAQDLTVRDFSHSVDPFVWVRLLWAEREDEEQSSLQCVLHEWQTRLVKKSCSPVFGDQFSCALAEEEVSRVTVRFEVRDFDKYSRHGILGEVRAPLNILKISYPLELKQDLQVPKKDMVGEALLSLKYMPISQRLEIGVLKIRTVSYPNKTERVLYARTSVICNQCKLRHQRTTQKRRWEVTVFNEVLTFVLPDQQIRECSIIISVYEQHPAKKSSKHLIGQIHLEKGKTSENEHWNLMMQSLRQPIAKWHLIYI; from the exons ATGATTTTCTTTACCTCTTCGGACATGTCCTTTGGAGAAATTCTGCCATTCCCAGACGAAATTCAGTATTTGATTTTGGGTATATCTGTTACTCTTTTCCTTGTAGCCTTCTGTCTTCTAATATGGCAAATTTACCACTACTGTACACAGCTTCCTGTTTCACAAAGAACAG CAGATGACCTGTCAGCTAAGAGTGGAGGTTTTCAATATGCTACACAAACACCAAAAGCTAAG ATGGTCCATTATGAGGAATTGGACCATCTGAGCCACAGTCTCTCTCCTGGATCCTCCTACTCCAATCTGGGCAGCTGTCTAGACCTGGCCAGCGTGGCTGATCCAGAAGAAGTGCACATCCAGGGGTCTCTGCGCTTTTCACTGTTCTATGATCAACTGCAGTCCAGACTGGTGGTGACAGTACTGGATGCCCAGGACCTGACAGTGCGAGACTTTAGTCACAGTGTGGACCCCTTTGTATGGGTGCGGCTGCTCTGGGCAGAAagagaggatgaggagcagagtTCACTACAGTGTGTGCTGCATGAGTGGCAGACGCGCCTAGTGAAGAAGAGCTGCAGTCCTGTGTTTGGAGATCAGTTCTCTTGCGCTCTGGCTGAGGAGGAGGTATCCAGAGTCACTGTTAGATTTGAG GTAAGGGATTTTgataaatactcaagacatggaATTTTGGGAGAGGTCCGGGCACCCCTGAACATTTTGAAAATCTCATATCCCCTGGAGTTAAAACAGGATCTGCAAGTACCAAAAAAA GATATGGTTGGTGAGGCGCTTCTTTCTCTGAAATACATGCCTATATCTCAGAGGCTGGAGATAGGAGTGTTGAAGATCAGAACAGTCTCTTATCCCAATAAAACAGAGAGAG TTCTCTATGCCAGGACCAGTGTCATCTGCAACCAATGTAAACTTCGACATCAGAGGACAACACAGAAGAGGCGCTGGGAAGTGACTGTGTTTAATGAGGTCCTGACCTTTGTGCTGCCAGATCAACAGATCAGAGAGTGCTCCATTATTATCTCTGTTTATGAGCAGCACCCTGCAAAGAAGTCCTCCAAGCACCTGATTGGTCAGATCCACCTCGAGAAGGGCAAGACCTCAGAGAATGAGCACTGGAATTTGATGATGCAATCACTTCGACAGCCAATCGCCAAGTGGCATTTAATCTACATATGA
- the syt19 gene encoding synaptotagmin-2 isoform X1 — MIFFTSSDMSFGEILPFPDEIQYLILGISVTLFLVAFCLLIWQIYHYCTQLPVSQRTVNILLADDLSAKSGGFQYATQTPKAKMVHYEELDHLSHSLSPGSSYSNLGSCLDLASVADPEEVHIQGSLRFSLFYDQLQSRLVVTVLDAQDLTVRDFSHSVDPFVWVRLLWAEREDEEQSSLQCVLHEWQTRLVKKSCSPVFGDQFSCALAEEEVSRVTVRFEVRDFDKYSRHGILGEVRAPLNILKISYPLELKQDLQVPKKDMVGEALLSLKYMPISQRLEIGVLKIRTVSYPNKTERVLYARTSVICNQCKLRHQRTTQKRRWEVTVFNEVLTFVLPDQQIRECSIIISVYEQHPAKKSSKHLIGQIHLEKGKTSENEHWNLMMQSLRQPIAKWHLIYI, encoded by the exons ATGATTTTCTTTACCTCTTCGGACATGTCCTTTGGAGAAATTCTGCCATTCCCAGACGAAATTCAGTATTTGATTTTGGGTATATCTGTTACTCTTTTCCTTGTAGCCTTCTGTCTTCTAATATGGCAAATTTACCACTACTGTACACAGCTTCCTGTTTCACAAAGAACAG TGAATATCTTGTTAGCAGATGACCTGTCAGCTAAGAGTGGAGGTTTTCAATATGCTACACAAACACCAAAAGCTAAG ATGGTCCATTATGAGGAATTGGACCATCTGAGCCACAGTCTCTCTCCTGGATCCTCCTACTCCAATCTGGGCAGCTGTCTAGACCTGGCCAGCGTGGCTGATCCAGAAGAAGTGCACATCCAGGGGTCTCTGCGCTTTTCACTGTTCTATGATCAACTGCAGTCCAGACTGGTGGTGACAGTACTGGATGCCCAGGACCTGACAGTGCGAGACTTTAGTCACAGTGTGGACCCCTTTGTATGGGTGCGGCTGCTCTGGGCAGAAagagaggatgaggagcagagtTCACTACAGTGTGTGCTGCATGAGTGGCAGACGCGCCTAGTGAAGAAGAGCTGCAGTCCTGTGTTTGGAGATCAGTTCTCTTGCGCTCTGGCTGAGGAGGAGGTATCCAGAGTCACTGTTAGATTTGAG GTAAGGGATTTTgataaatactcaagacatggaATTTTGGGAGAGGTCCGGGCACCCCTGAACATTTTGAAAATCTCATATCCCCTGGAGTTAAAACAGGATCTGCAAGTACCAAAAAAA GATATGGTTGGTGAGGCGCTTCTTTCTCTGAAATACATGCCTATATCTCAGAGGCTGGAGATAGGAGTGTTGAAGATCAGAACAGTCTCTTATCCCAATAAAACAGAGAGAG TTCTCTATGCCAGGACCAGTGTCATCTGCAACCAATGTAAACTTCGACATCAGAGGACAACACAGAAGAGGCGCTGGGAAGTGACTGTGTTTAATGAGGTCCTGACCTTTGTGCTGCCAGATCAACAGATCAGAGAGTGCTCCATTATTATCTCTGTTTATGAGCAGCACCCTGCAAAGAAGTCCTCCAAGCACCTGATTGGTCAGATCCACCTCGAGAAGGGCAAGACCTCAGAGAATGAGCACTGGAATTTGATGATGCAATCACTTCGACAGCCAATCGCCAAGTGGCATTTAATCTACATATGA
- the syt19 gene encoding synaptotagmin-2 isoform X3, whose protein sequence is MIFFTSSDMSFGEILPFPDEIQYLILGISVTLFLVAFCLLIWQIYHYCTQLPVSQRTDDLSAKSGGFQYATQTPKAKMVHYEELDHLSHSLSPGSSYSNLGSCLDLASVADPEEVHIQGSLRFSLFYDQLQSRLVVTVLDAQDLTVRDFSHSVDPFVWVRLLWAEREDEEQSSLQCVLHEWQTRLVKKSCSPVFGDQFSCALAEEEVSRVTVRFEVRDFDKYSRHGILGEVRAPLNILKISYPLELKQDLQVPKKDMVGEALLSLKYMPISQRLEIGVLKIRTVSYPNKTERVLYARTSVICNQCKLRHQRTTQKRRWEVTVFNEVLTFVLPDQQIRECSIIISVYEQHPAKKSSKHLIGQIHLEKGKTSENEHWNLMMQSLRQPIAKWHLIYI, encoded by the exons ATGATTTTCTTTACCTCTTCGGACATGTCCTTTGGAGAAATTCTGCCATTCCCAGACGAAATTCAGTATTTGATTTTGGGTATATCTGTTACTCTTTTCCTTGTAGCCTTCTGTCTTCTAATATGGCAAATTTACCACTACTGTACACAGCTTCCTGTTTCACAAAGAACAG ATGACCTGTCAGCTAAGAGTGGAGGTTTTCAATATGCTACACAAACACCAAAAGCTAAG ATGGTCCATTATGAGGAATTGGACCATCTGAGCCACAGTCTCTCTCCTGGATCCTCCTACTCCAATCTGGGCAGCTGTCTAGACCTGGCCAGCGTGGCTGATCCAGAAGAAGTGCACATCCAGGGGTCTCTGCGCTTTTCACTGTTCTATGATCAACTGCAGTCCAGACTGGTGGTGACAGTACTGGATGCCCAGGACCTGACAGTGCGAGACTTTAGTCACAGTGTGGACCCCTTTGTATGGGTGCGGCTGCTCTGGGCAGAAagagaggatgaggagcagagtTCACTACAGTGTGTGCTGCATGAGTGGCAGACGCGCCTAGTGAAGAAGAGCTGCAGTCCTGTGTTTGGAGATCAGTTCTCTTGCGCTCTGGCTGAGGAGGAGGTATCCAGAGTCACTGTTAGATTTGAG GTAAGGGATTTTgataaatactcaagacatggaATTTTGGGAGAGGTCCGGGCACCCCTGAACATTTTGAAAATCTCATATCCCCTGGAGTTAAAACAGGATCTGCAAGTACCAAAAAAA GATATGGTTGGTGAGGCGCTTCTTTCTCTGAAATACATGCCTATATCTCAGAGGCTGGAGATAGGAGTGTTGAAGATCAGAACAGTCTCTTATCCCAATAAAACAGAGAGAG TTCTCTATGCCAGGACCAGTGTCATCTGCAACCAATGTAAACTTCGACATCAGAGGACAACACAGAAGAGGCGCTGGGAAGTGACTGTGTTTAATGAGGTCCTGACCTTTGTGCTGCCAGATCAACAGATCAGAGAGTGCTCCATTATTATCTCTGTTTATGAGCAGCACCCTGCAAAGAAGTCCTCCAAGCACCTGATTGGTCAGATCCACCTCGAGAAGGGCAAGACCTCAGAGAATGAGCACTGGAATTTGATGATGCAATCACTTCGACAGCCAATCGCCAAGTGGCATTTAATCTACATATGA
- the LOC127455978 gene encoding aspartate aminotransferase, mitochondrial, translating into MALLKSSKILTSVGAQAPALVVLQFRASSWWTEVQMGPPDPILGVTEAFKRDTNPKKMNLGVGAYRDDQGKPYVLNCVRKAEAQIAAKKLDKEYLPIGGLADFSKACAQLALGPDNEVLKSGRSITVQTISGTGSLRVGANFVSRFHNVAQDVYLPKPSWGNHTPIFRDAGMQIKAYTYYDPKTCGFDLKGALNDISKIPEKSVIVLHACAHNPTGVDPKPEQWKEMADLIKKRNLLVFFDMAYQGFASGDIDRDAWAVRYFIEHGHNILLSQSFAKNMGLYGERVGGFTVVCKDAEEAKRVESQLKILIRPIYSNPPMSGARIASTILNTPDLYKEWLDEVKGMANRIIKMREMLVSNLKKEGSTQNWQHVIDQIGMFCFTGLKPEQVERLNKDFSIYMTKDGRISVAGVTSGNVGYLAHAIHAVTK; encoded by the exons cTCATGGTGGACTGAGGTGCAGATGGGACCCCCAGATCCCATCCTGGGGGTCACAGAGGCCTTCAAGCGTGACACAAACCCTAAGAAGATGAACCTCGGAGTGGGAGCTTATCGAGATGATCAGGGCAAGCCGTATGTCCTCAACTGTGTCCGCAAG GCTGAGGCCCAGATTGCTGCTAAGAAGTTGGATAAAGAGTACCTTCCTATTGGAGGTTTGGCAGACTTTTCAAAGGCATGCGCTCAGCTGGCTCTTGGACCTGATAATGAGGTCTTAAAGAGTGGAAGA AGCATTACTGTCCAGACTATTTCTGGAACTGGATCTCTACGTGTTGGTGCTAATTTTGTG TCCCGATTCCACAATGTGGCCCAGGATGTATACCTGCCCAAACCCTCTTGGGGAAACCATACCCCTATCTTCAGAGATGCAGGCATGCAGATAAAGGCTTACACCTACTATGACCCAAAAACCTGCGGCTTTGACCTCAAAGGAGCCCTGAATGACATTTCA AAAATCCCTGAGAAGAGTGTGATCGTTCTGCATGCGTGTGCCCACAATCCCACAGGAGTGGACCCAAAGCCTGAGCAGTGGAAGGAAATGGCTGATCTGATCAAG AAAAGAAATCTCCTGGTGTTCTTTGACATGGCTTACCAGGGATTTGCCAGTGGGGATATTGATCGTGATGCTTGGGCTGTGCGTTATTTCATTGAGCATGGCCATAACATTCTTCTGTCCCAGTCTTTTGCTAAGAACATGGGCCTGTATG GTGAGCGTGTAGGGGGGTTCACAGTGGTTTGTAAGGATGCTGAAGAGGCTAAGCGTGTGGAATCCCAGCTGAAAATTCTCATACGGCCCATCTACTCCAACCCCCCCATGAGTGGAGCACGCATCGCCTCCACTATTCTCAACACACCTGATCTCTACAAAGAGTG gctTGATGAGGTGAAAGGCATGGCAAACCGTATCATCAAGATGAGGGAAATGCTTGTGTCTAATCTGAAGAAGGAGGGCTCCACTCAAAACTGGCAGCATGTCATTGACCAGATTGGCATGTTCTGCTTCACAGGGCTCAAACCAGAGCAG GTGGAGCGTCTGAATAAAGATTTCTCTATATACATGACGAAAGATGGTCGGATCTCTGTGGCTGGTGTGACCTCTGGAAACGTTGGATATCTAGCTCACGCCATCCATGCTGTCACCAAATAA